A genomic window from Aphelocoma coerulescens isolate FSJ_1873_10779 chromosome 30, UR_Acoe_1.0, whole genome shotgun sequence includes:
- the ELAVL3 gene encoding ELAV-like protein 3 isoform X1: MVTQILSTVEAQAPSTAGPSGCGPVPVPVPVVAVPGPGVAAALPNGAPPGPPAVTDDSKTNLIVNYLPQSMSQEELRSLFGSLGDIESCKLVRDKVTGQSLGYGFVNYVEAGDADRAIGALNGLKLQTKTIKVSYARPSSASIRDANLYVSGLPKAMGQKEMEQLFSQYGRIITSRILVDQVTGVSRGVGFIRFDKRVEAEEAVRGLHGQKPLGAAEPITVKFANTPGQKSGGALLSLCPGARRYGALHPPPQRFRLDNLLNVAYGVKSPLSLLPRFSPLAIEAVPALAGVGLGTPGPGWCIFVYNLAPEADESVLWQLFGPFGAVTNVKVIRDFATNKCKGFGFVTMTNYEEAAMAIASLNGYRLGDRVLQVSFKTTKQHKA, from the exons ATGGTGACG CAGATCCTGAGCACGGTGGAGGCCCAGGCTCCCAGCACCGCGGGGCCATCAGGCTGTggccctgtccccgtccctgtcccggtGGTGGCCGTGCCAGGCCCAGGAGTGGCGGCGGCGCTGCCCAACGGGGCCCCCCCGGGTCCCCCCGCCGTGACCGATGACAGCAAAACCAACCTGATCGTCAACTACCTGCCCCAGTCCATGAGCCAGGAGGAGCTGCGGAGCCTCTTCGGGAGCCTCGGGGACATCGAGTCCTGCAAGCTCGTCCGGGACAAGGTCACCG ggcagagcctgggCTACGGCTTCGTCAACTACGTGGAGGCCGGAGACGCCGACAGGGCCATCGGGGCCCTCAACGGGCTCAAGCTGCAGACCAAGACCATCAAG gtgtcctACGCCCGGCCCAGCTCCGCCTCCATCCGCGATGCCAACCTGTACGTGAGCGGGCTGCCCAAGGCCATGGGGCAGAAGGAGATGGAGCAGCTCTTCTCCCAGTACGGCCGGATCATCACATCCCGCATCCTCGTGGACCAGGTCacag GTGTGTCCCGGGGGGTGGGGTTCATCCGCTTCGACAAGCGCGTGGAGGCCGAGGAGGCCGTGCGGGGGCTGCACGGGCAGAAGCCCCTCGGGGCGGCCGAGCCCATCACGGTCAAGTTCGCCAACACCCCCGGGCAGAAATCGGGGGGGGCCCTGCTGAGCCTCTGCCCCGGCGCCCGGCGCTATGGGGCCCTGCACCCCCCCCCACAGCGCTTCCG ACTGGACAATTTGCTGAACGTGGCGTACGGGGTGAAGAG CCCGTTGTCGCTGCTGCCCAGGTTCTCACCGTTGGCCATCGAGGCGGTGCCGGCGCTGGCCGGGGTGGGCTTGGGGACCCCCGGGCCCGGGTGGTGCATCTTCGTCTACAACCTGGCGCCGGAGGCGGACGAGAGCGTCCTGTGGCAGCTCTTCGGACCCTTCGGCGCCGTCACCAACGTCAAGGTCATCCGGGACTTCGCCACCAACAAGTGCAAAGGGTTCGGGTTCGTCACGATGACCAACTACGAGGAGGCGGCCATGGCCATCGCCAGCCTCAACGGCTACCGCCTGGGTGACCGCGTGCTTCAGGTGTCCTTCAAGACCACCAAGCAGCACAAGGCCTGA
- the ELAVL3 gene encoding ELAV-like protein 3 isoform X2 translates to MVTILSTVEAQAPSTAGPSGCGPVPVPVPVVAVPGPGVAAALPNGAPPGPPAVTDDSKTNLIVNYLPQSMSQEELRSLFGSLGDIESCKLVRDKVTGQSLGYGFVNYVEAGDADRAIGALNGLKLQTKTIKVSYARPSSASIRDANLYVSGLPKAMGQKEMEQLFSQYGRIITSRILVDQVTGVSRGVGFIRFDKRVEAEEAVRGLHGQKPLGAAEPITVKFANTPGQKSGGALLSLCPGARRYGALHPPPQRFRLDNLLNVAYGVKSPLSLLPRFSPLAIEAVPALAGVGLGTPGPGWCIFVYNLAPEADESVLWQLFGPFGAVTNVKVIRDFATNKCKGFGFVTMTNYEEAAMAIASLNGYRLGDRVLQVSFKTTKQHKA, encoded by the exons ATGGTGACG ATCCTGAGCACGGTGGAGGCCCAGGCTCCCAGCACCGCGGGGCCATCAGGCTGTggccctgtccccgtccctgtcccggtGGTGGCCGTGCCAGGCCCAGGAGTGGCGGCGGCGCTGCCCAACGGGGCCCCCCCGGGTCCCCCCGCCGTGACCGATGACAGCAAAACCAACCTGATCGTCAACTACCTGCCCCAGTCCATGAGCCAGGAGGAGCTGCGGAGCCTCTTCGGGAGCCTCGGGGACATCGAGTCCTGCAAGCTCGTCCGGGACAAGGTCACCG ggcagagcctgggCTACGGCTTCGTCAACTACGTGGAGGCCGGAGACGCCGACAGGGCCATCGGGGCCCTCAACGGGCTCAAGCTGCAGACCAAGACCATCAAG gtgtcctACGCCCGGCCCAGCTCCGCCTCCATCCGCGATGCCAACCTGTACGTGAGCGGGCTGCCCAAGGCCATGGGGCAGAAGGAGATGGAGCAGCTCTTCTCCCAGTACGGCCGGATCATCACATCCCGCATCCTCGTGGACCAGGTCacag GTGTGTCCCGGGGGGTGGGGTTCATCCGCTTCGACAAGCGCGTGGAGGCCGAGGAGGCCGTGCGGGGGCTGCACGGGCAGAAGCCCCTCGGGGCGGCCGAGCCCATCACGGTCAAGTTCGCCAACACCCCCGGGCAGAAATCGGGGGGGGCCCTGCTGAGCCTCTGCCCCGGCGCCCGGCGCTATGGGGCCCTGCACCCCCCCCCACAGCGCTTCCG ACTGGACAATTTGCTGAACGTGGCGTACGGGGTGAAGAG CCCGTTGTCGCTGCTGCCCAGGTTCTCACCGTTGGCCATCGAGGCGGTGCCGGCGCTGGCCGGGGTGGGCTTGGGGACCCCCGGGCCCGGGTGGTGCATCTTCGTCTACAACCTGGCGCCGGAGGCGGACGAGAGCGTCCTGTGGCAGCTCTTCGGACCCTTCGGCGCCGTCACCAACGTCAAGGTCATCCGGGACTTCGCCACCAACAAGTGCAAAGGGTTCGGGTTCGTCACGATGACCAACTACGAGGAGGCGGCCATGGCCATCGCCAGCCTCAACGGCTACCGCCTGGGTGACCGCGTGCTTCAGGTGTCCTTCAAGACCACCAAGCAGCACAAGGCCTGA
- the ELAVL3 gene encoding ELAV-like protein 3 isoform X4 gives MVTQILSTVEAQAPSTAGPSGLAAALPNGAPPGPPAVTDDSKTNLIVNYLPQSMSQEELRSLFGSLGDIESCKLVRDKVTGQSLGYGFVNYVEAGDADRAIGALNGLKLQTKTIKVSYARPSSASIRDANLYVSGLPKAMGQKEMEQLFSQYGRIITSRILVDQVTGVSRGVGFIRFDKRVEAEEAVRGLHGQKPLGAAEPITVKFANTPGQKSGGALLSLCPGARRYGALHPPPQRFRFSPLAIEAVPALAGVGLGTPGPGWCIFVYNLAPEADESVLWQLFGPFGAVTNVKVIRDFATNKCKGFGFVTMTNYEEAAMAIASLNGYRLGDRVLQVSFKTTKQHKA, from the exons ATGGTGACG CAGATCCTGAGCACGGTGGAGGCCCAGGCTCCCAGCACCGCGGGGCCATCAGGCT TGGCGGCGGCGCTGCCCAACGGGGCCCCCCCGGGTCCCCCCGCCGTGACCGATGACAGCAAAACCAACCTGATCGTCAACTACCTGCCCCAGTCCATGAGCCAGGAGGAGCTGCGGAGCCTCTTCGGGAGCCTCGGGGACATCGAGTCCTGCAAGCTCGTCCGGGACAAGGTCACCG ggcagagcctgggCTACGGCTTCGTCAACTACGTGGAGGCCGGAGACGCCGACAGGGCCATCGGGGCCCTCAACGGGCTCAAGCTGCAGACCAAGACCATCAAG gtgtcctACGCCCGGCCCAGCTCCGCCTCCATCCGCGATGCCAACCTGTACGTGAGCGGGCTGCCCAAGGCCATGGGGCAGAAGGAGATGGAGCAGCTCTTCTCCCAGTACGGCCGGATCATCACATCCCGCATCCTCGTGGACCAGGTCacag GTGTGTCCCGGGGGGTGGGGTTCATCCGCTTCGACAAGCGCGTGGAGGCCGAGGAGGCCGTGCGGGGGCTGCACGGGCAGAAGCCCCTCGGGGCGGCCGAGCCCATCACGGTCAAGTTCGCCAACACCCCCGGGCAGAAATCGGGGGGGGCCCTGCTGAGCCTCTGCCCCGGCGCCCGGCGCTATGGGGCCCTGCACCCCCCCCCACAGCGCTTCCG GTTCTCACCGTTGGCCATCGAGGCGGTGCCGGCGCTGGCCGGGGTGGGCTTGGGGACCCCCGGGCCCGGGTGGTGCATCTTCGTCTACAACCTGGCGCCGGAGGCGGACGAGAGCGTCCTGTGGCAGCTCTTCGGACCCTTCGGCGCCGTCACCAACGTCAAGGTCATCCGGGACTTCGCCACCAACAAGTGCAAAGGGTTCGGGTTCGTCACGATGACCAACTACGAGGAGGCGGCCATGGCCATCGCCAGCCTCAACGGCTACCGCCTGGGTGACCGCGTGCTTCAGGTGTCCTTCAAGACCACCAAGCAGCACAAGGCCTGA
- the ELAVL3 gene encoding ELAV-like protein 3 isoform X3: MVTILSTVEAQAPSTAGPSGCGPVPVPVPVVAVPGPGVAAALPNGAPPGPPAVTDDSKTNLIVNYLPQSMSQEELRSLFGSLGDIESCKLVRDKVTGQSLGYGFVNYVEAGDADRAIGALNGLKLQTKTIKVSYARPSSASIRDANLYVSGLPKAMGQKEMEQLFSQYGRIITSRILVDQVTGVSRGVGFIRFDKRVEAEEAVRGLHGQKPLGAAEPITVKFANTPGQKSGGALLSLCPGARRYGALHPPPQRFRLDNLLNVAYGVKRFSPLAIEAVPALAGVGLGTPGPGWCIFVYNLAPEADESVLWQLFGPFGAVTNVKVIRDFATNKCKGFGFVTMTNYEEAAMAIASLNGYRLGDRVLQVSFKTTKQHKA; the protein is encoded by the exons ATGGTGACG ATCCTGAGCACGGTGGAGGCCCAGGCTCCCAGCACCGCGGGGCCATCAGGCTGTggccctgtccccgtccctgtcccggtGGTGGCCGTGCCAGGCCCAGGAGTGGCGGCGGCGCTGCCCAACGGGGCCCCCCCGGGTCCCCCCGCCGTGACCGATGACAGCAAAACCAACCTGATCGTCAACTACCTGCCCCAGTCCATGAGCCAGGAGGAGCTGCGGAGCCTCTTCGGGAGCCTCGGGGACATCGAGTCCTGCAAGCTCGTCCGGGACAAGGTCACCG ggcagagcctgggCTACGGCTTCGTCAACTACGTGGAGGCCGGAGACGCCGACAGGGCCATCGGGGCCCTCAACGGGCTCAAGCTGCAGACCAAGACCATCAAG gtgtcctACGCCCGGCCCAGCTCCGCCTCCATCCGCGATGCCAACCTGTACGTGAGCGGGCTGCCCAAGGCCATGGGGCAGAAGGAGATGGAGCAGCTCTTCTCCCAGTACGGCCGGATCATCACATCCCGCATCCTCGTGGACCAGGTCacag GTGTGTCCCGGGGGGTGGGGTTCATCCGCTTCGACAAGCGCGTGGAGGCCGAGGAGGCCGTGCGGGGGCTGCACGGGCAGAAGCCCCTCGGGGCGGCCGAGCCCATCACGGTCAAGTTCGCCAACACCCCCGGGCAGAAATCGGGGGGGGCCCTGCTGAGCCTCTGCCCCGGCGCCCGGCGCTATGGGGCCCTGCACCCCCCCCCACAGCGCTTCCG ACTGGACAATTTGCTGAACGTGGCGTACGGGGTGAAGAG GTTCTCACCGTTGGCCATCGAGGCGGTGCCGGCGCTGGCCGGGGTGGGCTTGGGGACCCCCGGGCCCGGGTGGTGCATCTTCGTCTACAACCTGGCGCCGGAGGCGGACGAGAGCGTCCTGTGGCAGCTCTTCGGACCCTTCGGCGCCGTCACCAACGTCAAGGTCATCCGGGACTTCGCCACCAACAAGTGCAAAGGGTTCGGGTTCGTCACGATGACCAACTACGAGGAGGCGGCCATGGCCATCGCCAGCCTCAACGGCTACCGCCTGGGTGACCGCGTGCTTCAGGTGTCCTTCAAGACCACCAAGCAGCACAAGGCCTGA
- the ZNF653 gene encoding LOW QUALITY PROTEIN: zinc finger protein 653 (The sequence of the model RefSeq protein was modified relative to this genomic sequence to represent the inferred CDS: inserted 1 base in 1 codon) has product MRTERRDAXGRAADVIAARRGMSAAERGPGGPGGPDPGGGRKARGRPRLTETDRARRRLESRKKYDVRRVYLGEAHGPWVELRRRSGWSDAKLAAYLLGLERGQRAGRRGKPWEQLPKKPKRKKRRRRNVNCLRHAVIWYEDHRQRCPYEPRLAELDPSVGLYTTAVWQCERGHRYFQDLHSPLRPLSDSDGDDAPGSSSSSSSSSGGCSSGSEAAPPGGPAVPGPLPGGPAPPEALEAVVCVPLPLPLPARGGLDGGGPPTLLQGPPLLILAGPGYEALGGLQLDVGGHEVLLEGGGTFPPPPGEPHLPKTEEDEQDAAPRLKQEELPPPTEPPPPEPPREPPRDPSPAEDAEVSTIIYEIPKEPERRRRSRRGRAPSPDPEDPPDPLTCPYAGCRQVFSALSSFQNHVNLVHRRGRTQVCPQPGCGKRFYLANHLRRHMGVHSGVREFTCDTCGKSFKRKNHLEVHRRTHTGETPLQCEVCGYRCRQRASLTWHMRRHGGLKSHPEPRGT; this is encoded by the exons ATGCGCACAGAGCGCCGCGACG GCGGGCGCGCCGCTGACGTCATCGCAGCGCGCCGCGGCATGAGCGCGGCCgagcgcggccccggcggccCCGGGGGTCCCGACCCCGGCGGGGGCCGCAAAGCGCGGGGGCGGCCGCGCCTCACCGAGACCGACCGGGCCCGGCGGCGCCTCGAGTCGCGCAAGAAGTACGACGTGCGGCGGGTGTACCTGGGCGAGGCGCACGGGCCCTGGGTGGAGCTGCGGCGCCGCAGCGGATGGAGCGACGCGAAGCTCGCGGCCTACCTGctcgggctggagcggggacagcgcgcggggcggcgcgg caaaccctgggagcagctcccgaAAAAACCCAAACGCAAGAAAA GGCGCCGCCGGAACGTGAACTGCCTGCGGCACGCCGTGATCTGGTACGAGGACCACCGGCAGCGCTGCCCGTACGAGCCGCGGCTGGCGGAGCTGGACCCCTCGGTGGGGCTCTACACCACGGCCGTGTGGCAGTGCGAGCGCGGCCACCGCTACTTCCAGGACCTGCACTCGCCGCTGCGGCCCCTCAGCGACTCGGATGGCGATGACG CCCCcggctcctcttcctcctcctcctcctcctcggggggctgcagctccgGCTCGGAGGCAGCACCGCCGGGGGGTCCCGCGGTTcccggccccctccccgggGGTCCGGCCCCCCCCGAGGCGCTGGAGGCCGTGGTTTGTGTCCCGCTGCCGCTGCCCCTCCCGGCCCGGGGGGGGCTGGACGGGGGCGGCCCCCCCACCCTGCTgcagggaccccccctcctcatCCTGGCCGGGCCCGGCTACGAGGCCCTGGGGGGGCTCCAGCTCGACGTGGGGGGGCACGAGGTGCTGCTGGAAGGGGGGGGCACCTTCCCCCCCCCGCCTGGGGAGCCCCACCTGCCTAAGACGG AGGAGGACGAGCAGGACGCAGCGCCGAGGCtgaagcaggaggagctgccccCCCCCACCGAGCCCCCCCCTCCAGAGCCCCCCCgggagcccccccgggacccTTCCCCGGCTGAGGACGCCGAGGTGTCGACGATAATCTACGAGATCCCCAAAGAGCCAGAAAG GCGCCGGCGGAGCAGGCGGGgccgtgccccctccccagaccccgaggacccccctgaccccctcacctgcccctaCGCCGgctgcaggcaggtgttcagcgcTCTCAGCAGCTTCCAG AACCACGTGAACCTGGTGCACCGCAGGGGCCggacccaggtgtgcccccagccCGGCTGCGGGAAGAGGTTTTACCTGGCCAACCACCTGCGCCGGCACATGGGCGTGCACTCAG gtgtgcggGAGTTCACCTGTGACACCTGCGGGAAGTCCTTCAAGCGCAAGAACCACCTGGAAGTCCACAGGAGGACACACACCGGGGAGACGCCCCTGCA gtgtgaggTGTGCGGGTACCGCTGCCGCCAGCGCGCGTCCCTGACGTGGCACATGCGCAGACACGGGGGGCTCAAGAGTcaccccgagccccgcggcACGTAG